In Thalassotalea fonticola, a single genomic region encodes these proteins:
- the cobA gene encoding uroporphyrinogen-III C-methyltransferase, whose product MNIFNKITNKSQFNAGEVALIGAGPGDAELLTLKALRFLQNADVVIYDRLVSNEILMLTPQSCRRIYVGKAIHKHCVTQDKINDTIVEWANKGKKVVRLKGGDSFIFGRGSEEVNYLLEHGIASHVIPGITSASGATTYAGIPLTHRDVAHSCSFITGHFSHDGELSLPWKNYADKTQTLVFYMGVKSVETISEQLIAHGRDAKTPVAIIRKGTQNDQQVWRTTLSDLPSIVANNEIKPPSLLVIGDVVNAVNQQALADVNEAQQPAFFAPTDIVQSLPELATKALPKLG is encoded by the coding sequence ATGAATATTTTTAACAAGATCACAAACAAATCTCAATTTAATGCTGGTGAGGTTGCCCTTATAGGAGCGGGTCCCGGTGATGCTGAGTTACTGACATTAAAAGCATTACGCTTTTTACAAAATGCTGATGTTGTTATTTATGATCGTTTGGTAAGTAATGAAATTTTAATGTTAACTCCCCAAAGTTGTCGCAGAATATATGTTGGCAAAGCCATTCATAAACATTGTGTCACCCAAGATAAAATTAATGACACGATTGTTGAATGGGCAAATAAGGGTAAAAAAGTTGTCCGTTTGAAAGGTGGAGACAGCTTCATTTTTGGTCGAGGTTCAGAAGAAGTAAATTACCTGCTAGAGCATGGTATTGCTAGTCATGTGATCCCTGGAATTACATCGGCATCAGGCGCCACAACATATGCAGGGATCCCATTAACACATCGTGATGTTGCTCATAGTTGCAGCTTTATAACGGGTCATTTTAGTCATGATGGCGAATTATCTTTACCTTGGAAAAATTACGCAGATAAAACTCAAACACTGGTGTTCTACATGGGTGTAAAAAGCGTTGAGACAATCTCAGAGCAGCTAATTGCTCATGGCCGAGATGCGAAAACGCCTGTTGCAATTATTCGTAAAGGTACACAAAACGATCAACAAGTCTGGCGTACTACGTTAAGTGACTTACCTAGTATAGTTGCCAATAACGAGATTAAACCGCCGAGCTTATTAGTTATAGGCGATGTGGTTAATGCAGTAAACCAGCAAGCTTTAGCAGATGTTAACGAAGCACAACAACCGGCATTCTTTGCTCCTACAGATATTGTTCAATCACTGCCAGAGCTAGCTACTAAGGCACTTCCAAAGTTGGGCTAG
- the cysE gene encoding serine O-acetyltransferase has protein sequence MFSRIREDIKSVFDRDPAARTTFEVLTNYPGLHAIWGHCISNWLWQRKFKWLARTVSTLFRWLTGVEIHPGATIGRRFFIDHGMGIVIGETAEIGNDCTVYHGVTLGGTSWSAGKRHPTLENNVVIGAGAKVLGPLNVGANARIGSNAVVVKDVPEGATVIGIPGRIVSNSKDPSASERSKLASKYGFDAYAVASDNPDPVAKAIGRVLDHVQLMDSKLQEVTKAVNEVGGKVCEEELPPLHVSEFVEDEKAAAKRRKSEKESFDPTI, from the coding sequence ATGTTCAGCCGAATTCGAGAAGATATTAAAAGTGTGTTTGACCGCGATCCTGCGGCGAGAACCACATTTGAAGTATTAACCAACTACCCAGGACTTCATGCTATCTGGGGACACTGTATCTCAAATTGGCTATGGCAACGAAAATTTAAGTGGTTGGCTCGAACTGTTTCTACATTATTTCGCTGGTTAACTGGTGTCGAAATTCATCCCGGTGCGACTATTGGTCGACGGTTTTTTATCGATCATGGTATGGGAATTGTCATTGGTGAAACCGCCGAAATAGGTAATGATTGTACCGTTTATCATGGTGTAACTTTAGGTGGTACCAGCTGGAGTGCAGGTAAACGTCACCCTACCTTAGAAAATAATGTAGTTATTGGCGCCGGTGCTAAAGTCTTAGGACCATTGAATGTTGGTGCAAATGCACGTATAGGATCTAATGCGGTAGTAGTCAAAGATGTGCCTGAAGGGGCAACAGTTATCGGTATTCCTGGTCGCATCGTTAGTAACTCAAAAGATCCAAGTGCCAGTGAGCGCAGTAAACTGGCTAGTAAATATGGTTTTGACGCTTATGCTGTTGCAAGTGACAATCCTGATCCTGTCGCTAAAGCAATTGGTCGAGTTCTGGATCATGTACAGCTAATGGACTCAAAATTGCAAGAAGTGACAAAAGCCGTTAACGAAGTTGGTGGTAAAGTTTGTGAAGAAGAGTTACCACCATTGCACGTTAGTGAGTTTGTTGAAGATGAAAAAGCCGCAGCGAAACGTCGTAAATCTGAAAAAGAATCCTTCGATCCTACAATTTAA
- a CDS encoding IscS subfamily cysteine desulfurase: protein MKLPIYLDYSATTPADKRVAEKMMQYMTTDGFFGNPASRSHKFGWQAEEAVDIARNQIADLINADPREIVFTSGATESDNLAIKGAAHFYNKRGKHIITSKTEHKAVLDTCRELERQGYEVTYLDPEVNGLIDLNKLAAAMREDTVLVSIMHVNNEIGVIQDINEIGELCRSRKIIFHVDAAQSVGKIPVDMQQTKVDLLSISAHKMYGPKGIGALYVRRKPRIRLEAQMHGGGHERGMRSGTLATHQIVGFGEACRIAKEEMAQDLAHVTAMRNRLWEGVKDMEQVFINGDSDKRYQGNLNISFNFVEGESLIMALKDLAVSSGSACTSASLEPSYVLRALGLNDEMAHSSIRFSFGRFTTIEEVDYAIDLIQKSINHLREMSPLWEMFQDGIDLDTVEWAGH, encoded by the coding sequence ATGAAGTTACCTATTTATCTTGACTATTCTGCCACAACACCAGCTGATAAGCGTGTTGCAGAAAAGATGATGCAATACATGACCACCGACGGCTTTTTTGGCAATCCGGCGTCACGTTCACATAAATTCGGCTGGCAAGCTGAAGAAGCAGTAGATATTGCTCGTAACCAAATTGCCGATTTAATTAATGCCGACCCTCGTGAAATTGTATTTACATCAGGTGCTACTGAATCAGACAACCTTGCTATTAAAGGTGCTGCGCATTTTTATAACAAACGCGGTAAGCACATAATAACCAGTAAAACAGAACATAAAGCGGTACTAGATACTTGCCGTGAATTAGAACGTCAAGGCTATGAAGTGACGTATTTAGATCCGGAAGTTAATGGCTTAATTGATCTTAATAAATTAGCAGCGGCAATGCGTGAAGATACTGTATTAGTAAGTATCATGCACGTAAACAATGAAATTGGTGTAATTCAAGATATCAATGAAATTGGTGAACTATGTCGTTCTCGTAAAATTATTTTCCATGTAGATGCCGCACAATCGGTTGGCAAAATACCAGTAGATATGCAGCAAACTAAAGTAGATTTATTGTCTATTTCTGCTCATAAAATGTATGGCCCTAAAGGTATTGGTGCCTTATATGTTCGTCGTAAGCCTCGTATTCGCTTAGAAGCTCAAATGCACGGTGGCGGTCATGAGCGTGGTATGCGCAGTGGTACACTTGCGACACATCAAATTGTTGGCTTTGGTGAGGCTTGTCGAATTGCAAAAGAAGAAATGGCACAAGATCTAGCTCATGTTACTGCAATGCGCAACCGTTTATGGGAAGGCGTTAAAGACATGGAACAAGTATTCATTAATGGCGACTCTGATAAACGTTACCAAGGTAACTTAAACATCAGCTTCAACTTTGTTGAAGGCGAATCATTAATTATGGCATTAAAAGATTTAGCAGTTTCATCTGGCTCAGCTTGTACATCAGCTAGCTTAGAACCTTCATATGTATTACGCGCATTAGGTTTAAATGATGAAATGGCACACAGTTCAATTCGGTTCAGCTTTGGTCGTTTTACTACCATTGAAGAAGTTGATTACGCGATTGATCTTATTCAAAAATCAATTAACCACTTACGTGAGATGTCACCGCTTTGGGAAATGTTCCAAGACGGTATCGATTTAGACACAGTAGAGTGGGCAGGACACTAG
- the fdx gene encoding ISC system 2Fe-2S type ferredoxin: MPQIIFLPNEELCPEGLVVEAEKGETVLNVALKNDIGVEHACEKVCACTTCHMIIREGFDSLDESDELEDDMLDKAWGLEPESRLGCQAIITDEDLVVEIPKYTVNMVSENH; encoded by the coding sequence ATGCCACAAATTATCTTTCTTCCTAACGAAGAATTATGCCCAGAAGGTTTAGTAGTTGAAGCTGAAAAGGGCGAAACAGTGCTAAATGTTGCGTTAAAAAATGACATTGGCGTTGAACATGCTTGTGAAAAAGTATGTGCTTGTACCACTTGTCATATGATCATTCGTGAAGGTTTTGATTCACTAGATGAAAGTGATGAGCTCGAAGACGATATGCTTGATAAAGCTTGGGGTTTAGAGCCTGAATCACGTTTAGGTTGCCAAGCCATCATCACTGACGAAGATTTAGTCGTCGAAATACCCAAATACACCGTTAATATGGTTAGTGAAAACCACTAA
- the hscB gene encoding co-chaperone HscB — MNYYQLFGLEAKFNLDLTELSATYQALQKTVHPDRFAHSSSQEQLLAVQKSAEINDAFQTLKQPILRGEYLLKLRGTELPLEQESFGDVSFLMEQMELREMLGDIAHAGDVDAAIFSAQETLDVQAQYLWQQVESLLAVTSQAENVKASELIRKLKFYQKLQIELDRIEDDLFD, encoded by the coding sequence TTGAACTACTATCAATTATTTGGCTTAGAGGCTAAATTTAATCTAGATTTAACCGAGCTGTCTGCAACCTATCAAGCATTACAAAAAACGGTCCACCCAGACCGTTTTGCTCATTCTTCATCGCAAGAGCAATTATTAGCTGTGCAAAAATCTGCTGAGATAAATGACGCATTTCAAACGTTGAAACAGCCAATATTGCGTGGTGAATATCTGTTAAAATTACGCGGTACAGAACTTCCTTTAGAGCAAGAATCCTTTGGTGATGTAAGCTTTTTAATGGAACAAATGGAACTGCGAGAAATGCTTGGTGATATCGCTCATGCAGGTGATGTTGATGCCGCTATTTTTTCAGCACAAGAAACATTAGACGTACAGGCTCAGTATTTATGGCAGCAAGTTGAAAGCTTGTTGGCAGTAACTAGCCAAGCTGAAAACGTAAAGGCGAGCGAATTGATACGCAAATTAAAATTCTATCAAAAACTACAAATTGAATTAGATCGTATTGAAGACGATTTATTTGACTAA
- a CDS encoding acyl-CoA thioesterase, protein MSDPLEILRGVVHPWYCDSFGHMNVRFYSHFFDDAAFHLWPLYWGSHQKMQKEFGVHTVTASAKLQFQRELVAGDLIVVDSVLARIGNKSCTFIERILHADTMEIHATYETVEVFFDPLTRQSTEMPAPIRQALELHNKTT, encoded by the coding sequence ATGTCTGATCCACTCGAAATTCTCCGTGGAGTTGTGCATCCCTGGTATTGTGACAGCTTTGGGCATATGAATGTCCGCTTTTATAGTCATTTTTTTGATGATGCAGCATTTCATTTATGGCCGCTTTACTGGGGCAGTCACCAAAAAATGCAAAAAGAATTTGGCGTACATACCGTAACCGCTTCAGCAAAACTGCAGTTTCAGCGGGAACTCGTTGCAGGAGATTTGATTGTTGTAGATAGCGTGCTAGCCCGCATTGGTAATAAAAGCTGTACTTTTATCGAGAGAATTTTACATGCGGATACGATGGAAATACATGCAACATATGAAACTGTTGAAGTGTTTTTTGACCCGCTGACACGTCAATCAACAGAAATGCCAGCGCCTATCAGACAGGCGCTTGAACTGCATAACAAAACAACTTAA
- the trmJ gene encoding tRNA (cytosine(32)/uridine(32)-2'-O)-methyltransferase TrmJ, which translates to MLDNVRIVLVNTSDCRNMGSAARAMKTMGLKNLVLVDPKEMPNGQAQALAAGATDVLANAKVVATMKEAIEDCGLVVGTSARSRTLPWPMLDPRGCGKQMSQEGKEYPVALVFGRESSGLTNDELQLCHYHVAIPANPEYSSLNLAMAVQTLSYEIRMNFLEAEQAQFDKQEVESDSSDSELQEGESKYQLVEETERFYDHFESALQKTGFIQPKHPGIIMTKVRRLFNRARPDGKELKMLRGILASIDKSVKNKD; encoded by the coding sequence ATGTTAGATAATGTACGTATTGTTTTAGTAAATACTTCTGATTGCCGCAATATGGGCTCGGCGGCTAGAGCCATGAAAACCATGGGCCTTAAAAATTTGGTTTTGGTTGATCCAAAAGAAATGCCAAATGGTCAAGCACAAGCATTAGCAGCAGGTGCTACCGACGTACTTGCCAATGCTAAAGTCGTTGCAACAATGAAAGAAGCCATTGAAGATTGTGGTCTTGTTGTTGGTACCAGCGCTCGCTCTCGTACGTTGCCATGGCCAATGCTAGATCCTAGAGGTTGTGGTAAACAAATGTCACAAGAGGGGAAAGAATATCCTGTAGCGTTAGTCTTTGGTCGTGAAAGTAGTGGTTTAACCAATGATGAATTACAGTTATGCCATTATCATGTCGCTATTCCTGCCAACCCGGAATACAGCTCGTTAAACTTGGCAATGGCAGTGCAAACGCTAAGCTATGAAATTAGAATGAACTTCTTAGAAGCAGAACAAGCACAGTTTGACAAACAAGAAGTTGAGTCAGATTCTAGTGATTCTGAATTACAAGAAGGTGAGAGTAAATATCAACTGGTTGAAGAAACAGAGCGATTTTATGATCATTTTGAAAGTGCCCTGCAAAAAACCGGTTTCATTCAACCTAAGCATCCGGGCATAATTATGACCAAGGTACGCCGTTTATTTAACCGTGCTCGCCCAGATGGTAAAGAATTAAAAATGCTTCGAGGCATATTGGCCTCGATTGATAAATCAGTGAAAAATAAAGATTAG
- the suhB gene encoding inositol-1-monophosphatase — protein MHPMLNIAIRAARAAGSVVARAFENTDKVEVEAKGKFDFVTNIDLEAEQIIIDTLRKSYPEHSIVGEECGVLAGKDSDYQWIIDPIDGTTNFVKGIPHFSVSIALKVKGKLDQAVIYDPIRGELFTASRGKGAQLNSSRVRIKAHKELAGTILATALPYKQKASSDAYFAMYQALFSKAADIRSAGCPSLDLAYIAAGRMDGLFELGLKPWNTSAGELLVIEAGGLVTDFVGGHNHSKNGNIVAGSPRLLKEILTDVRPHLTPAMKL, from the coding sequence ATGCATCCGATGCTTAATATCGCGATACGCGCTGCGCGTGCCGCCGGTTCTGTTGTTGCTAGAGCTTTCGAAAATACTGATAAAGTAGAAGTAGAAGCGAAAGGTAAATTTGATTTTGTTACAAATATTGATCTGGAAGCTGAACAAATTATTATTGATACGTTACGTAAATCGTATCCTGAACATTCTATCGTTGGTGAAGAATGTGGTGTTTTAGCGGGTAAAGATTCTGACTACCAATGGATCATCGATCCTATCGATGGTACTACTAATTTTGTCAAAGGCATTCCTCATTTTTCCGTTTCAATTGCCCTTAAAGTTAAAGGTAAATTAGACCAAGCTGTAATATACGATCCAATTCGTGGCGAATTGTTTACTGCCAGCCGTGGTAAAGGAGCTCAATTAAACAGCTCACGCGTTCGTATTAAAGCTCATAAAGAACTAGCAGGTACCATTTTAGCTACGGCCCTTCCTTACAAGCAAAAAGCAAGCAGTGATGCTTACTTTGCTATGTACCAAGCATTATTCAGCAAAGCCGCTGATATTCGTAGTGCGGGCTGTCCATCATTAGATTTAGCCTATATAGCGGCTGGTCGTATGGATGGCTTATTTGAACTAGGCTTAAAACCTTGGAATACTTCAGCGGGTGAATTACTAGTTATTGAAGCTGGTGGTTTAGTTACCGATTTTGTTGGTGGCCACAATCATTCGAAAAATGGCAATATAGTTGCGGGTAGCCCACGTTTGTTAAAAGAAATTTTAACGGATGTACGTCCACACTTAACGCCGGCAATGAAGCTTTAG
- a CDS encoding M24 family metallopeptidase gives MSKIDIYKKLYLLLALSLASFSWAYAEQNLQTEFNILSMQERANVIDRILSKRVDLLMPKLMKQANVDMWILISRENNEDPVLKTFLPATWLAARRRTILVFSLLEDNTVKAEAMSRYDVGKVFTKAWDKEYQPDQMRALIELIKARNPNRIALNQSDNYEIADGLVATDKELLFSYLPNQYRERVVSAEELAVSWLETRIKEEVELQKHMVALTKAIIKQGFSNVVIRPRKTKIGDLVWWFRDKVNELGLQTWFQPSIRLQRKYKKMAVSEDPEEIILPGDLLHVDFGISYLRLNTDIQQHAYVLKQEEKQAPKFLINSLKVGNQLQDILTSQFKIGISGNEILSKSREQALLSGIKPMIYSHPLGYHGHGAGTTIGKWDSQHGVAGEGDRVLHDNTAYAIELNATVYSEEWQKDVMIMLEENALFSQGKVEYLAPRQKQLILINYK, from the coding sequence ATGTCAAAAATTGATATCTATAAAAAACTTTATCTCTTGCTAGCCCTTAGCTTAGCAAGCTTTTCTTGGGCCTATGCAGAGCAAAATTTACAGACAGAGTTTAATATTCTATCCATGCAAGAACGCGCTAATGTAATAGATCGCATTTTATCTAAGCGAGTAGATCTGCTTATGCCAAAGTTGATGAAACAAGCAAATGTAGATATGTGGATTTTGATCTCCAGAGAAAATAATGAAGATCCAGTTTTGAAAACTTTTCTACCTGCGACTTGGTTGGCAGCAAGGCGTAGAACTATTTTAGTATTTAGTCTACTTGAAGATAACACTGTTAAAGCCGAAGCCATGTCACGTTATGATGTGGGTAAGGTTTTCACGAAAGCTTGGGATAAAGAATATCAACCCGATCAAATGCGCGCTTTAATTGAATTAATTAAAGCACGAAATCCCAATCGTATAGCATTAAATCAATCTGACAATTATGAAATTGCTGACGGGCTAGTGGCCACCGATAAAGAGCTTTTATTTTCTTACTTACCCAATCAGTACCGAGAAAGAGTTGTATCGGCAGAAGAGTTGGCAGTGAGCTGGCTAGAAACACGAATAAAAGAAGAAGTTGAACTGCAAAAGCACATGGTGGCGTTAACAAAAGCGATTATTAAACAAGGTTTTTCAAATGTAGTAATACGCCCTAGAAAAACAAAGATCGGTGACCTAGTGTGGTGGTTTCGAGATAAAGTGAACGAACTGGGTTTACAAACCTGGTTTCAGCCAAGTATTCGGTTACAGCGTAAATATAAAAAAATGGCCGTAAGTGAAGACCCTGAGGAGATCATTTTACCTGGCGATTTACTGCACGTTGACTTTGGTATTAGTTACTTACGCTTAAACACTGATATTCAACAGCATGCCTACGTGTTAAAGCAAGAAGAGAAACAAGCCCCAAAATTTTTAATTAACTCACTAAAGGTAGGAAATCAATTGCAAGATATTCTTACCAGTCAATTTAAAATAGGCATTAGTGGTAACGAAATCTTATCAAAAAGTCGAGAGCAGGCATTACTGAGTGGCATTAAACCTATGATTTACAGTCATCCACTTGGCTATCATGGCCATGGTGCGGGTACTACAATTGGGAAGTGGGACTCTCAGCACGGTGTTGCAGGTGAAGGAGATAGGGTACTGCACGATAATACTGCTTATGCAATTGAATTAAATGCGACTGTATACAGTGAAGAGTGGCAAAAAGATGTGATGATCATGCTTGAAGAGAATGCATTATTCAGTCAAGGGAAGGTTGAGTATTTGGCGCCAAGGCAAAAACAGCTAATTTTAATCAATTATAAATAA
- the iscR gene encoding Fe-S cluster assembly transcriptional regulator IscR, translating into MKLTSKGRYAVTAMLDVAIHAESGPVPLADISERQGISLSYLEQLFSRLRKHGLVSSVRGPGGGYRLGRCSAQIAVSDVINAVDESVDATKCGGRGDCQAGQKCLTHDLWNDLSDRIADFLSNITLSELVHQGDVQRVSERQDAVYAANSSDKPVGTLISTRNIISEW; encoded by the coding sequence ATGAAATTAACTTCCAAAGGACGTTATGCAGTAACGGCAATGCTTGATGTAGCGATTCACGCTGAATCTGGCCCAGTGCCTTTGGCTGACATATCTGAGCGACAAGGCATTTCATTATCATATTTAGAGCAATTATTTTCCCGTTTACGTAAACATGGTTTGGTAAGCAGCGTGCGTGGTCCTGGCGGAGGCTACCGATTAGGTCGCTGTTCAGCTCAAATCGCTGTTAGCGATGTTATTAATGCTGTTGATGAGAGCGTTGATGCAACGAAATGTGGTGGCCGAGGTGATTGTCAAGCTGGTCAAAAATGTTTAACCCATGATTTATGGAACGATTTAAGTGATCGAATAGCAGATTTTTTAAGTAACATTACCTTGAGTGAACTTGTTCACCAAGGTGATGTACAACGAGTGTCAGAGCGTCAAGATGCAGTATATGCAGCAAACAGCAGCGACAAGCCTGTAGGCACTTTGATATCAACACGAAATATTATTAGCGAGTGGTAA
- the hscA gene encoding Fe-S protein assembly chaperone HscA, which translates to MALLQIAEPGQSTVPHQHRLAAGIDLGTTNSLVASVKSGLAETLADSEGNDILPSIVSYQSDAVLVGNAAKAHSISDPENTVVSVKRLMGRSLADINAKYPALPYQFCGEDSHPSLNTRSGPMNPVQVSAEILANLVERAKHSLGGELEGVVITVPAYFDDAQRQSTKDAATIAGVNVLRLLNEPTAAAVAYGLDSGQEGVIAVFDLGGGTFDISVLRLAKGVFEVLATGGDSALGGDDFDLILVEHILEQANLQRPLSSSMERQVLQQACTAKEQLTDKEQVSIDLALESGADFTCQLTRETFNQLIKPLVTKTLRACRRSLKDADVSISDVNEVIMVGGSTRVPLVRTEVGNYFNRPPLTSIDPDKVVAIGAAIQADVLAGNKPDSDILLLDVIPLSLGLETMGGLVEKVISRNTTIPVAKAQEFTTFKDGQTAMAIHVLQGERELVEDCRSLARFELRGIPAMTAGAAHIRVTFKVDADGLLSVSAMEKSTGVESSIEVKPSFGLDENDIITMLKDSMSNAKEDMDARMLKEQQVEAARVFESVTAAIGEDGQRLLTEQELAEINSALSNLLTISQTSNIAAIEVAIAAVDKVTATFAERRMDSSIRTALAGHSVDEV; encoded by the coding sequence ATGGCTTTATTACAAATTGCTGAACCCGGACAAAGTACTGTTCCACATCAACACAGATTAGCGGCAGGTATCGATTTAGGTACTACCAATTCATTAGTGGCGAGCGTGAAAAGTGGTTTAGCAGAAACGTTAGCAGATTCAGAAGGTAATGATATTTTACCTTCAATTGTTAGTTATCAAAGTGACGCGGTTTTAGTTGGTAATGCAGCTAAAGCACATTCTATAAGCGACCCTGAAAATACAGTTGTTTCAGTTAAACGTTTAATGGGCCGCTCACTCGCTGATATCAATGCTAAATATCCGGCGCTGCCTTATCAGTTTTGTGGAGAAGATTCACATCCATCGTTAAATACTCGCAGTGGACCTATGAACCCGGTACAAGTATCGGCTGAAATTTTAGCAAATCTGGTAGAACGAGCTAAGCACTCTTTAGGTGGCGAATTAGAAGGCGTTGTTATTACCGTTCCTGCATATTTTGACGATGCTCAACGTCAAAGTACCAAAGATGCGGCGACCATTGCCGGCGTTAATGTATTACGTTTATTAAATGAGCCAACCGCAGCAGCTGTAGCTTATGGTTTAGATAGTGGCCAGGAAGGTGTTATTGCTGTTTTCGATTTAGGTGGTGGTACTTTTGATATCTCTGTATTGCGCTTAGCAAAAGGTGTCTTTGAAGTATTAGCTACCGGTGGTGATTCAGCCTTAGGTGGTGATGACTTTGACTTAATCTTAGTTGAACACATTCTTGAGCAAGCGAACTTACAGCGTCCTTTATCCAGTTCAATGGAACGCCAAGTACTTCAACAAGCCTGTACTGCCAAAGAACAACTTACTGATAAAGAACAAGTTAGCATAGATTTAGCGTTAGAATCAGGCGCTGATTTTACTTGTCAGCTAACCCGCGAAACATTTAACCAATTAATTAAACCTTTAGTTACAAAAACATTACGCGCTTGTCGTCGTTCTTTAAAAGATGCCGATGTTAGTATTAGTGATGTAAATGAAGTGATTATGGTTGGTGGTTCTACTCGAGTGCCATTAGTTAGAACTGAAGTTGGTAATTACTTCAATCGTCCGCCATTAACCTCAATTGATCCTGATAAAGTAGTCGCTATTGGCGCCGCTATTCAAGCGGATGTGTTAGCCGGTAATAAACCTGACAGTGACATTTTATTGCTTGACGTTATTCCATTATCGCTAGGTTTGGAAACCATGGGCGGCTTGGTTGAAAAGGTTATTTCACGTAACACTACAATTCCTGTTGCCAAGGCACAAGAATTTACCACCTTTAAAGATGGTCAAACAGCGATGGCAATACATGTATTGCAAGGCGAACGTGAATTGGTTGAAGACTGTCGTTCACTAGCTAGGTTTGAATTAAGGGGCATTCCGGCAATGACCGCAGGTGCTGCGCATATCCGCGTAACATTTAAAGTTGATGCCGATGGATTATTAAGTGTTAGCGCCATGGAAAAATCTACTGGCGTAGAGTCTTCTATCGAAGTTAAACCATCATTTGGGCTTGATGAAAATGACATAATTACCATGTTAAAAGATTCAATGAGTAACGCTAAAGAAGATATGGATGCGCGTATGCTTAAAGAGCAGCAAGTAGAAGCGGCTCGTGTTTTTGAAAGCGTTACTGCCGCCATCGGTGAAGATGGCCAACGATTACTTACAGAGCAAGAGCTTGCGGAAATAAATTCCGCACTTTCTAATTTACTTACAATTAGTCAAACGTCAAATATTGCGGCAATAGAAGTTGCGATAGCGGCGGTTGATAAAGTTACAGCGACTTTTGCTGAGCGTCGTATGGATTCTTCCATCCGCACCGCTTTAGCAGGTCATTCGGTAGACGAGGTTTAA
- the iscA gene encoding iron-sulfur cluster assembly protein IscA, whose translation MAISMTPAATERVRSFLQNRGKGLGLRLGVKTTGCSGLAYVLEFVDELNVDDEVFNFDDVNIIVDGKSLVHIDGTQLDFVKEGLNEGFKFTNPNAKGECGCGESFNV comes from the coding sequence ATGGCAATTTCAATGACGCCAGCGGCGACTGAGCGGGTTAGATCATTTTTACAAAACCGTGGTAAAGGTCTAGGCTTACGCCTGGGTGTTAAAACAACGGGGTGTTCAGGTTTAGCCTATGTATTGGAATTTGTTGACGAGCTAAATGTTGATGATGAAGTATTTAATTTTGACGATGTCAATATTATTGTCGACGGCAAAAGCTTAGTGCATATTGACGGTACACAACTAGACTTTGTTAAAGAAGGTTTGAACGAAGGCTTCAAATTTACCAATCCAAACGCCAAAGGCGAATGTGGTTGTGGCGAAAGCTTTAACGTATAA
- the iscU gene encoding Fe-S cluster assembly scaffold IscU: MAYSEKVIDHYENPRNVGSFDKNDPKIATGMVGAPACGDVMKLQLKIDEQGIIEDAKFKTYGCGSAIASSSLVTEWVKGKSIDEAAEIKNTAIAEELALPPVKIHCSILAEDAIKAAIEDYKTKQG, encoded by the coding sequence ATGGCTTATAGCGAAAAAGTAATCGATCATTATGAAAATCCACGTAACGTAGGTTCATTTGATAAAAATGATCCTAAAATAGCAACCGGTATGGTTGGCGCGCCAGCGTGTGGTGATGTAATGAAACTGCAATTAAAAATTGATGAGCAAGGTATCATTGAAGACGCTAAGTTTAAAACTTATGGTTGTGGCTCTGCCATTGCGTCTAGTTCATTAGTTACCGAGTGGGTTAAAGGCAAGTCTATTGATGAAGCGGCCGAAATTAAAAACACTGCTATTGCAGAAGAGTTAGCATTACCTCCAGTGAAAATTCATTGTTCTATTTTAGCTGAAGATGCTATTAAAGCAGCAATCGAAGATTACAAAACAAAGCAAGGCTAG